TGAAACCCATGAGAAAGATGAGTAGGGTGCTCGCAGTTTCTCGCATAGTTTTGTTTTGGATGTTGTTGAGAAGGATAGAAGGAGAAGCCTCGTCAGAAGAAACAGAAATTGTGGCCAGTAAAGTGCTTCCCGTTGTAATCAACACTTGGGGCCCTCCTTTCACCAACGCCACTGCAGAAGGTAGGGATGGAACAGTCATAATGTTGTCAGTAGGTGTAGTATTGGACTCAAACCCAATTTCCTTGAAGTGAGGGATAAGCGTAATCTGCGTTTCTCGAGACTCGATGGGACTACTCACTTTTTCAAAGCTGATGATCATCGATTTGCGCCGTGAAAGCGTACACTGTTAAAGTAAAATCCTTATTTCAGGAACACCGTTCTTGAAATAAGAATTGTTATTCTCGTTTTTAGAAAACCAAAACTAGTTTTAAGCCAGTCAGATCTTAAAAAAATGTAGATCACTGAGACCTTAAAACGAGGGCCAACATGATCTGATTTCAAGATATCATGATCTTGTTACTAGTACTGAAGATCTAAAAGTTCTTCAAATGCAAAATGACAGTTCTTCAGTGTTCTTAATTCAAATGCAAGAGAAGTGCCTTTATATCCATGAGTGAACATTGCTGCAAATCAATGATATAACTAGAAATGTGATTAAGTGCAGAATAAGTTTGAGGTATGATGGAAACAGAAATGAAAATGCAACTCCACTTCGAAAGTTTAATTGTCAGCAAAGACACCAAATTGAGTTATGCAATTAacatgaaaattgaaattataGTGTACAACATTCAAACAGCAACAATTAATGAATTAACTACAGTTCAGTTTATCTGAACTCCAAACTTAGATCACATAAGTCTCCCAAGAATGATATAcagcaaagcaaaaaaaaaaaacagccattCATGCAGTTACCTCTGAAACAGTAAAACCCAACGAAGTATTATCAGATCAATGGTTGTTTCAGGTAATCAGAATTGTCATTCTTTTATACTCAAGTGGCAAGGATGCCTTCCATTACCACAATGTAATGTACACATGCACCTCTTGCTTTATGAGCATGGTACACTTTAAAATATGAAAGATCAGCATGAGATACAATATCATATCCTTGTGCCATCTCTGGCTCGGATATCTCAAAGGCATTCAAGTGCTCACAAAAAGAAGGAGTTTTCATAGTCATGACTACAAAAAAGGGACCCTTGTAGGGAACAAACCAGATTTTTTCTAGTTTTCCAAACTGTGGTAATCCTGTATCATCTACATGTAAGAGGAGATAATTATTTGCACCTGGCTTGTAACATGTACCATAGACTGTAACTGAGTTGTATTGGAATACTTGAATAGTATCATTTACTTCATAAAATCTTTTTATCATATTTATGGCATAGTCTCTTTCATGGTCCAAAAGTAGTTTCCCTTTCCCAAGCAGTACATCATTATCCACTGACGGACATGAATTAGTGTCATTTCCCTCATCAATTTTAATTGCTAATGCACTTTCCATGCTCTGGTGTCTTTTAGCAAGAGACAATGGTAGGTTTTTAAAGTTTTTGATCTTGCGAGCCATATCTTTAAAGTATGAGTGCTTGGCCTCAAACCTCATACACCAGGTTCTAATGAGTGGTCCAAACATCATCATTTGTGTTGGCAAATGCACTAAATAATGCTGCTTAGGTAATATTCTTGCATTTGGATATACATTTTTAAATGAGGTCAAATGGTCCTGAACTAATCGTTTTAGATTGATTACAGAGTTAAGCGTGACTTTATGAGCAAAACAAATTCCCATGATTTCAAGTACAGATAGGAAATGTTTCCAATGTGGATCATCACCATGTACTTTATCAGCCAAAATAAATGGAAGAATTTGTGCAAACAACCACATTTGGCTTGCACTTTGGCCCAGGTTTGAAGAAGACTTCAATTCTAGGTCAATTTCTTTGATTGGAGCTGGTTTATCATTTGTCTCTGAATAGCCATAACTAAAGCAGTCAATGTTCTGGTTGAGATCATTAAGTGTTAAAAGCCTGGTATCAAACAAATATTTGAAAAGGAATTTGATTTCATAGCTTAAAATACCTTCAAGGAAAACATGCATTATATCTTGAGGTAGCTGCTTAGTAACGTTGAAATATGGGGCTTCTAGGATCTTTGCTCTATCATTTATTCCATACTCTTTAGAGAAGTACTCCCGCAAATACTTTGACCCagcattttctatttttttgacCTGATTTTCATGACAAATACAATTGCGCAGAACAAATTCTTCCTCTGTAAAGTGTTCCTGCATTTTGTCCCAGTCTGTCATGCAATGACGGCACTTTCTCCGAGCACCACCAACGCTTTCCTTATAACAACCAACAGCTTGACTAGCTGGAGTATCAGCTAAAACAGCAAGAATTGCACCTCTTAAATATAATTTTCCTCCTGCGATGTTGAACAGGTGACCAGTTTCACTTCCAAGTTCTTTCAGGTCTTCCACTAAGGGCTTGAGTACATCATTTAACCCAAATTCTTTAATGTATTGCTTCTTACAAACAGCAAAAAGATGAATAGATTTCAGTTTCCCACGATAAACAGGATCTATGTTTGCAAGCTGATAATAAAACAAACCTATCGAATGAAGTTTGTTTGTCATGGGGTTTGCAATGTTAACATCATCATAATAGATCAATAACTTAAGGGCATTGTCATCAGTGGAAAACAATTCATGGTTGCGTACAAAGAAACCATCATTGAAATCTTGCAGGGAGTGAGTTCTGTCATCCAGGACTTGCGTATTTTTGGAGTAAACCATTTTTAGGACTGTTTTAGATCTAAGCTCTTCTTGAAGGGTCTTCAAAATTGGAATGTAGTAGAATACTTTTTCAACTTGCAGACATCTGATCTTACTTTGAACTCTTCTAAAAGTTCTTTTACACCCCAAAACTTTCTTCACTGGtccctaaaagtaaataaaaattaatatttattagaACATTGCCTTTTTGCTCCTCCTGATGGAACCTGCAGACAAGAGAAACGTGTAATGAATGAAAccttatctaaaaaaaaaaccaacaaaagaCTCAGAAAGTCTAAAGTTATTAACCAAAAGGTAGCAGAATAATCAACAAACataaaatttattaaaaaaGATACAATAACATAAATGGAATTTCCCTGCAAATTTAGCTATAAGTGCTATTCAATGCAGGGAACAGTAGAGGTCAGGAAAAAGTGggagaaaaacagaaaaatacaTAAGGTAATGATCAAGATAGAGTACCAATAAAATTACATTCTGATTGACATGGAAAAGAGATATCATGCACTTACTACATAAGGTAGCTTGTCTCGCGTGAATTCATCCAACATCCACTTGGCATCCAGCTGTTCAAATGGGGTAATAACTTCTTCAAATGCAACATCAATTCCAGGAGGTTTTTCTATGTCTGCATCATACAGAGCTTCCTCTATGTTTCGCTTAAGTCTCTTAAGTGCAACACTGAAGAGCTCAGAGGTAGCTTGAGCAACTTTTTTGGTGGTAGATTGTGTCAACCTGTTTTCCTCTTTGATTTTCAGAATGTACTTTCCAGCAATGTCATTCAGGGGCTCCTCGATGTGAGTCTCATGTGGTGGAAATCTCTCTGAAATTGTAGATTCAGAATTTCCATCAGAAAGAGATGAATTAATTCCATCTTGCGGAACAGAATCCCAACAGTCCTCTGCATCACATGAACCATTGTTTAGCATTTGATGAAATGAGTTATCTTCAGGCCATGGCTCACTGGCAACCCAGTTCCctgaaattaattaaaatagACACCCTGTTCCACTGACATGATTTAATAAAATAACTAAGCCTTTTGGGAGAACTTTGTTCAATAATGCCATTGTTCATTAACCTTTGCAAGAACCTTTACATGATTTTGACAAAACCATACCATTCACTAGAATGGTCAATGGCAACccacaagaacaacaaaaatgaaacaaataattgactgatcatgttttcaaacaaaattggtaaaaattaaatgaataattttttaGGTGTAGAGGTGGGGGTGGGGTGTACACTAATTTAAGGGGAAACCCCGCCTTACGACCACCCTTTTAATACAACCACCTCGTTATTATGGCCACTTTATTCTTACATGAAAAAAAGCGCAGtcagtcattttcttttttaaagagCCCCTTTAATACGACCACCCCGTTAATGCGAACAATTTTCCATGGCCTGAAGGTGGTCGTATTAACCTGGGTTCCACTGTATGTTTGAGAGATAATATTTGAGAACCAGCCAAGCCCTGGCAATGGCACATTAAGTGCTATAAAAGGGCCACAAGGAGGATACGTGAGCAATTGAAATGATTGCTGCATTGGAAGACTGACAAAACAGGGAACTGGAGTTTAGGGAGGGGGTGGGGGAATTTGAATTGAACTTTGATAAAAATTTCGAAATCCGCGCAATATTGATTGGCGCAAGATTGTCAAATTGACATTGTTACAAACTTAACATGCATTATACTTGCCTGTCTCACTCTCTAAAGTTTGCACGTTAACGTCTTGTCTCTCGCTGTAAATGTACAGCCAATGCTTCTCCCTGACGTGTCTCGCAAAGGTGTTTGCTTTTGTAAACCTTTGGTCACAGCCATCAATTCCACAAAACACGGAAAAATCGTTTTGGTCATCGTGCTGCGTATTTATATGAGTTAACAAAAGATGTAGCACAACAGACGAGAAGACACAGAATGCACAATTCCAGGacgtcatattttgtctttGCCGTTCAAGTGAACTTGGAATTTATTACAGCGTTTCTTATTGGGTTAGGAATTAGCGCAAAAAAATCGGTCTTTCTCATTGAATAAAAGTGACAGATAAATTGGTCATGTGACATTGGCGGGCACACATTGCTAAGATGGAGGAAGACGAAGAGGTGGAGTTCTTGATGTCTCCTGTTCGCAAGGATGGGATAAGGGCCTTAACAAGCAAAGAGTTGTCGCATTTTTTGAAGAAGAAAGGTTTTCCTGTGGACCAGTGTCGTATTCTTGAAGGTATGTTCTTTTGACGCTTTGTTTTAGCGGTAAATTCTGTGTTTCAGTAAGAGAATTTTCCCGCCTAAATTTGGCGTTCAGGACGCACTCGTCTTTTACATCAGTTTTTTCCAAAGAGCTTCGCTTTCAAACGTTTTGAGTTGAATGTTCATGGGCATGAAGCTTGTTGCTATTCATATGGAATTGTTTTGGGACgtagtttttgcgattttataCTATAAATAATGGTTTCATCCCGGTGGTTCACGGCCGGTGGACTCTCGAGCTCTCAATTTATTTCACGGTTTTGACTCATTTCCCAATCGTTTAGACGACTGCCATGATTAGTCTGCTTTGAGTGATTTCAACAGAATATGCTTTAGAGTTTTTGTCATTTATTTGCTTGTACTCATTTACGTATTAGAAACCGTCAAGAATTAACCCGTCGTCACTTGACTGCTATGCCATGGTGTCGGCCAAATGCTTGGGAATTGTGGTGTTTGCAAAGTGGAACTTTGAAATACCGTAAGGGGAAAAGCATTTTACTGACCACATCTGAGGCATGTGTTTTTCTGGTATCAGGAACGGgaagaatattatttttagacattttttttcagttttatatttttaattgcCCACCAACACACCcctctaaaaataataatagctcACCACATGCCCCTATTTAGTTTGCTAGGGAAGGGAGGGGACTAAACTTGTCTTGCATACTGAAAACATACAGGAGGCTGATCAGAAAGATTATAAGCATAAGTCAGCATGGTTTGTTTACACCTGCTTTATTATTCCTTTTAAcctattttatatttcttttaacACAGACAATCAAGTGGATGGAAAAATGTTTATCAAATTGACACGATCAGACTTAATGGACCTGTTCCCTTCCGATTTCTCAGCAAGGAAGAAGTTTTGGGACTTTCTGAGTGAATTGGTTAGTTTTTAGTTTGTACTTGTAAAATGCCTACATGCAAACCAATTCATAGGTAATTGAATGACAATTTCTTGCAGTCAGTTAATGAGACTTTCAGAACAACATCTTGATGCAGAAATAAATTTAGGGGAGAAGTCAGTGCAGATACAGTTTCATTACAATGAATTATCTTATCATGGAGTTGAGAATATTCAGTTATTGATTATCCCCTTGCTTGGATGATTTTGGAGGTATTGTCACTGCACATTATAAGCGACTTTCAGGTTACCATGATGTGCACACTGTAGTACTAACTAGGTCTGATATTTACAAAATGGAGGTAGCCACACTTAACATTAATTCACATCTTTTCTACCACTAAAACCCTCAAAgataatttcaataataataaaaatgattatGAT
This genomic stretch from Acropora muricata isolate sample 2 chromosome 5, ASM3666990v1, whole genome shotgun sequence harbors:
- the LOC136916389 gene encoding uncharacterized protein; translated protein: MLNNGSCDAEDCWDSVPQDGINSSLSDGNSESTISERFPPHETHIEEPLNDIAGKYILKIKEENRLTQSTTKKVAQATSELFSVALKRLKRNIEEALYDADIEKPPGIDVAFEEVITPFEQLDAKWMLDEFTRDKLPYVGPVKKVLGCKRTFRRVQSKIRCLQVEKVFYYIPILKTLQEELRSKTVLKMVYSKNTQVLDDRTHSLQDFNDGFFVRNHELFSTDDNALKLLIYYDDVNIANPMTNKLHSIGLFYYQLANIDPVYRGKLKSIHLFAVCKKQYIKEFGLNDVLKPLVEDLKELGSETGHLFNIAGGKLYLRGAILAVLADTPASQAVGCYKESVGGARRKCRHCMTDWDKMQEHFTEEEFVLRNCICHENQVKKIENAGSKYLREYFSKEYGINDRAKILEAPYFNVTKQLPQDIMHVFLEGILSYEIKFLFKYLFDTRLLTLNDLNQNIDCFSYGYSETNDKPAPIKEIDLELKSSSNLGQSASQMWLFAQILPFILADKVHGDDPHWKHFLSVLEIMGICFAHKVTLNSVINLKRLVQDHLTSFKNVYPNARILPKQHYLVHLPTQMMMFGPLIRTWCMRFEAKHSYFKDMARKIKNFKNLPLSLAKRHQSMESALAIKIDEGNDTNSCPSVDNDVLLGKGKLLLDHERDYAINMIKRFYEVNDTIQVFQYNSVTVYGTCYKPGANNYLLLHVDDTGLPQFGKLEKIWFVPYKGPFFVVMTMKTPSFCEHLNAFEISEPEMAQGYDIVSHADLSYFKVYHAHKARGACVHYIVVMEGILAT